In a genomic window of Gavia stellata isolate bGavSte3 chromosome 30, bGavSte3.hap2, whole genome shotgun sequence:
- the LOC104253455 gene encoding interleukin-20-like yields MKGSRLFLCLFSVSCWVNLMPTAGNNIFHFRPCRVPMSVTEIRSGFTAIKANIQARDPIRTLSILSYPHSLHKVKSSDRCCITHHLFNFYVDKVFKHCKTEDSYVNRKISSIANSFLSVKRKLEQCHEQNKCMCGQESAEKFKQILANYEGLNVTSAAIKSLGELDILLDWMEKSH; encoded by the exons atgaAGGGATCCCGCTTGttcctctgcctcttctccGTGTCGTGCTGGGTGAATCTGATGCCGACAGCTGGGAACAACATCTTCCACTTCAGACCCTGCAGGGTTCCAATGAGCGTGACTGAGATTAGGTCTGGTTTCACTGCAATCAAAGCCAACATC CAAGCCAGAGACCCCATCAGGACCCTCAGCATCTTGTCGTACCCCCACTCTCTGCACAAGGTTAAG TCTTCAGATAGATGCTGCATCACACATCACCTCTTCAACTTCTATGTGGACAAAGTTTTCAAACACTGCAAGACCGAGGATTCATACGTCAACCGAAAAATCAGCAGCATAGCCAACTCCTTCCTCAGCGTGAAGAGGAAACTCGAGCAGTGT CATGAGCAAAATAAGTGCATGTGTGGACAGGAATCTGCTGAGAAATTTAAGCAAATACTTGCGAACTACGAAGGG CTGAATGTCACATCTGCAGCAATTAAATCCCTGGGTGAGCTGGACATCCTACTAGACTGGATGGAGAAATCTCATTAG
- the PIGR gene encoding polymeric immunoglobulin receptor, translating to MTLPAFIFLLTFLSAESASSRYPPKAASNPVFGPRQVYGLLDGSVTIKCFYPPTSVNRHDRKYWCRESATGCMTVVSTNGYTAPGYQGRASITDYPGTENFQINISELTMADAGTYQCGVGINGRGLSHKVSLDVSKGPHVPEGAELFYVKLHSTLTMSCSFGEEYVSIRKYLCKMEKNSCRNIVDSHGKIDKDYTGRVLLSNEEPPGTFSIVITQMGWEDSGLYLCGVGLYGENGETKELDVHVYEEASVPQRKPTIIGVKDSSVTFECRYEPLKRSSEKYWCKWRQNGCARIIDNIGYVSALYEGRVAMYDSPDNKTITIILNQLKDSDKGYYWCMTDEEKEQQSSTELKIIDGEPGLKGKKEVKAQVGSRVDLTCSYPCKYYSYQKYWCKWNSTSCTPMPASDQRNPGPDVTCDTDNKTVTLSFDSVAKTDQGWYWCGVKRDGLFGETMAVYLWVTEGSSADRSLELLDVDAPSHAEPPNHAEGGFIPQGRAYSDAGVRSAAASESSDQSHGPNTLALVLGPVGAVLLILVTAFAIFKYRQLKRSDLVSIGSYRTNISMSDFESVKEYSASNNACVKESQETQIGGDEFITTVATPESAPETKKAKRSSKEDADLAYSTFLLTSSSIVQGGSGGDSAAPDVSPPNWEGQI from the exons ATGACTTTACCAGCATTCATCTTCCTGCTCACCTTCCTCTCAGCTGAATCTGCGAGCAGCAGATACCCCCCCAAGGCAGCTAGTAA CCCTGTGTTTGGACCACGGCAGGTATATGGTCTGCTCGATGGGTCAGTTACCATCAAATGCTTCTACCCTCCCACCAGCGTGAACAGACACGACAGAAAGTATTGGTGCAGGGAATCGGCCACAGGCTGCATGACCGTGGTCTCCACCAACGGCTACACTGCTCCAGGCTACCAAGGCAGAGCCTCCATCACTGACTACCCAGGGACAGAGAACTTCCAAATTAACATCTCTGAGCTTACAATGGCAGATGCAGGCACCTACCAGTGCGGTGTCGGTATCAATGGCAGAGGGCTCTCCCACAAAGTCAGTCTGGATGTTTCTAAAG GTCCACATGTACCCGAGGGGGCTGAGCTCTTCTACGTGAAGCTGCACAGCACTTTGACCATGTCCTGCAGCTTTGGGGAGGAGTATGTGAGCATAAGGAAATACTTGTGCAAGATGGAGAAAAACAGCTGCCGTAACATCGTCGATAGTCATGGCAAGATTGACAAGGATTACACAGGGCGAGTTCTGCTGAGCAATGAGGAGCCTCCAGGCACATTCAGCATCGTGATAACTCAGATGGGCTGGGAAGACTCCGGCTTGTACCTGTGTGGGGTTGGCCTCTATGGGGAGAATGGAGAAACGAAGGAACTGGACGTGCATGTCTATGAGG AGGCAAGTGTTCCTCAAAGAAAGCCCACAATAATTGGAGTAAAAGACAGTTCAGTAACTTTTGAATGCCGCTATGAGCCTCTAAAAAGGTCCTCAGAGAAGTACTGGTGCAAGTGGAGACAAAACGGGTGTGCTCGGATCATAGACAACATAGGCTATGTGTCAGCCTTGTATGAAGGAAGAGTGGCCATGTATGACAGCCCAGATAACAAGACGATCACCATCATCCTGAACCAGCTTAAGGACAGTGACAAAGGCTATTACTGGTGCATGACAGAcgaggagaaggagcagcaatCCTCAACTGAGCTGAAGATCATAGATG GAGAACCTGGactgaagggaaagaaggaagtgaAGGCGCAAGTGGGTTCACGGGTCGATTTAACTTGCTCTTATCCATGCAAGTACTACTCCTACCAGAAGTACTGGTGCAAGTGGAACAGCACCAGCTGTACCCCCATGCCTGCTTCTGACCAAAGGAACCCAGGGCCAGACGTCACCTGTGACACTGACAACAAGACAGTCACCCTGAGCTTTGACTCGGTGGCAAAGACAGACCAAGGGTGGTACTGGTGTGGAGTAAAGCGCGATGGCCTCTTCGGGGAAACCATGGCAGTCTACCTGTGGGTGACGGAAG GAAGCAGTGCTGACCGCAGCCTAGAGCTCCTGGACGTTGATGCCCCCAGCCATGCCGAGCCCCCCAACCACGCCGAGGGTGGCTTTATTCCCCAAGGAAGAGCCTACAGTGATGCTGGGGTGCGAAGCGCAGCAGCCTCAGAAAG CTCTGACCAAAGCCACGGCCCCAATACACTTGCTTTAGTCCTGGGCCCTGTTGGTGCCGTGCTCCTGATCCTCGTGACagcttttgccatttttaaatacaggcaGCTGAAGAGATCTG ATCTGGTGTCCATTGGGAGCTACAGGACAAACATCAGCATGTCGGACTTCGAAAGCGTGAAGGAGTACAGCGCAAGCAATAACGCCTGTGTGAAAGAGAGCCAGGAGACTCAGATAGGAGGGGACG AGTTCATCACCACCGTGGCCACCCCGGAAAGCGCTCCCGAGACAAAGAAGGCAAAAAGG AGCTCCAAGGAGGATGCTGACCTCGCCTACTCCACCTTCCTTCTCACCTCCAGCAGCATCGTGCAGGGCGGCTCCGGGGGCGACAGCGCTGCCCCGGACGTGTCCCCCCCGAACTGGGAGGGCCAGATCTGA